GGCCTGGCCGCCCGTACGCTGCATCGCGTGGTGAGCGAGGAGCCGACGGTGACGCTGTTCCTGGAGACCGTCCCACAGCGGTCGGTGACCGATGTCTACGTCAGACACAGCAGCGGTGTCAGGGACAGCGGCGACGGGGGAAACAGCGGATGTATCCGGAACGGCGGAGGCGTCGGGCACGGCGGAGCCGCTGTCCGTGGCCTCGCCGCCGGACGCGGCGGCCCAGCCACGGACAGCGGCTCCGCCACGGACGGCCGCGGGCACCGGATCGGAGCCGGAGACCGGATCGGCGACCGGGACCAAGTCGGCGACGGGGACCGGCCCCGCGGCCTCCTCAGGGCCGTCGGCGCCGAGCGGGCGGATCCGCCGCCCAAGACTCCGCTGCCACCGGCCGTCTACCTTGCCGAACTCGACTCTCTGGCAGGCTCTTTGGGCTACTGAACGGGGGTGGCCCCAGGCGTCCGAAGCGGCCCGTCATGGCACGTTGCCCGGCGGCGTCCAGCCGGCCGCCGCATGCCTGGCGGATCACCTCGAGGTTGTAGGCGTCCACCCCGAACCCGGCCAGCTGGGCAGGCCGTGCCCAGCGGTAGGCCTGGTCTGCGCTGGGCAGTACGACATCCAGCGTCAGCGGGCGGACCAGGAAATTCTCCTGGTGGTTGTGGACACGGCGGCCCTGATAGTCGCTCAGGAAACTGGAGGCCCCGGTGTGCGCGACGATGGTGCCGAGGATCCCGGTCTCCTCCTTCAGCTCCCGCAGGGCGCCGCTCGCGGCGGACTCCCCGCGATCCAGCTTCCCGCACGGCACGCCCCACGCGCCGGGCAGAAAGCGCTCACGGTAGCTACGGCGCACGATCAGCACACAGGCCTCGTGCACCACCACCGCCGCGGCCAGATAGGTGTCGGCTACAGTCTTATTCATCGGACTTCTCGCAATCCGAAGAGACGGGCGCAGGCCCGTGGCGGAGGTCCACCGTACCGGCGATGCCTCCGCGAGGGACCGGTTCCGGGAGACCCTGCCGGAGCGCCCGGCGGGCCCGGGTGCGCCCCGTGGAGACCGGGCGTGCGAAGAAGATCCCGGCGCGGCGCTCACCCCCGCGGACGGCCCCGGCAGGGGTATCTGGTGGTGACGACACCAGGCTCAGCACACACTCCCGCCCCCGCGCCCGCCCGCCAGACTGGTCGTCATGAATCCACGCACGACCTTGATCACCGGCGCCACCCAGGGCCTGGGCCGCGGCCTCGCCCTCGACCTCGCGGCCCAAGGCGGCACCGTCCTGCTGCACGGCCGCGACCGCACCCGTCTCGACAGGGTGGCGAGCGAGGTACGGGCCGCCGCTCCCGGGACCACCGTCCGCACCTACCTCGCCGACCTGGCCGACCTCGACCAGGTACACGCGATGGCCGCCCGGATCCGGGCGGCGGAACCCCGGCTCGACGGCCTGATCAACAACGCCGTCGCGGGCGGCGGCGCCGAGCCGCACACCCGCG
This portion of the Streptomyces caniferus genome encodes:
- a CDS encoding NUDIX hydrolase, producing the protein MNKTVADTYLAAAVVVHEACVLIVRRSYRERFLPGAWGVPCGKLDRGESAASGALRELKEETGILGTIVAHTGASSFLSDYQGRRVHNHQENFLVRPLTLDVVLPSADQAYRWARPAQLAGFGVDAYNLEVIRQACGGRLDAAGQRAMTGRFGRLGPPPFSSPKSLPESRVRQGRRPVAAESWAADPPARRRRP